One Chitinivibrionales bacterium DNA segment encodes these proteins:
- a CDS encoding DUF4321 domain-containing protein, translated as MAIGLKEKRLGTIVLIVVIGILIGSYLNSLMRVVIPGENNVVKNFFTTNVYFGIGDFGIKNAMVLGVEGLGKNNTQPDLRPLVIDLNAIKFQLGFQMKFSLLSILGIFISLYFFRWYK; from the coding sequence ATGGCAATTGGTTTAAAAGAAAAACGACTCGGAACCATTGTGCTTATTGTTGTTATCGGTATTCTTATCGGCTCTTACCTGAATTCACTTATGCGTGTTGTTATTCCCGGAGAGAATAATGTTGTTAAGAATTTTTTCACTACCAATGTTTATTTCGGCATCGGCGATTTCGGCATCAAAAATGCCATGGTTTTGGGAGTTGAAGGTCTCGGCAAAAACAACACCCAGCCCGACCTCAGGCCACTGGTTATTGATTTGAATGCCATAAAATTTCAGCTCGGATTTCAGATGAAATTCAGTTTACTTTCGATTCTGGGTATCTTTATCAGTCTCTATTTTTTCCGATGGTACAAATAG
- a CDS encoding trypsin-like serine protease, with translation MIFSKSGKIYLYIIFLLSGMLLGSLIGPMVIRRFYPVLFPKSERNGPSSEKAPKTTWPLVKQRPRHEVIERVDNSRTNAIIKATRDVSRCVVGIVVTELHVVSQTYQIYDFFDLFFAPELMPRYKEVENMGSGFIIDKSGLVLTNYHVVQYARKLYVNFQDGHEAEGEVIGVDPTTDLALIQIEEGDYPAATLGNSNDIIIGEWAIAIGNPFGFFMNDSRPSVTVGVISATNRNFAKSELAYYQSMIQTDAAINPGNSGGPLVNALGEVVGINTFIYTGSKSQRGSVGIGFAIPVNRAKRVAEELKKYGKRRRLYTGISVQNVNRTIALSLGLNRTDGVVITSVQKNSPGDAAGLKGEDVIVKMGDRSIHSTADIEGFFLDYFVGDKVNITVIRNGKKVTRELVLKEIPSRR, from the coding sequence ATGATTTTCTCAAAGTCGGGAAAGATCTATTTGTATATTATTTTTCTTCTTTCAGGCATGCTTCTGGGTTCTCTTATTGGTCCCATGGTAATCCGCCGTTTCTACCCGGTCCTTTTCCCGAAGTCCGAACGAAACGGTCCATCAAGCGAAAAGGCGCCGAAAACCACCTGGCCCCTTGTCAAACAGCGGCCCCGCCATGAAGTCATCGAACGGGTAGACAACTCCCGGACCAATGCCATTATTAAAGCTACCAGAGATGTTTCTCGATGCGTGGTGGGCATAGTCGTCACCGAACTCCATGTTGTCAGCCAGACCTATCAGATTTATGATTTCTTCGATCTCTTTTTCGCTCCCGAGCTGATGCCCCGGTATAAGGAAGTCGAAAATATGGGAAGCGGGTTTATTATCGACAAAAGCGGCCTCGTTCTTACAAACTACCATGTTGTACAATATGCCCGAAAACTCTATGTTAATTTTCAGGATGGACATGAGGCTGAAGGCGAAGTTATTGGAGTGGATCCTACAACCGACCTTGCCCTGATTCAAATTGAAGAAGGCGATTATCCCGCTGCAACGCTGGGGAATTCAAATGACATTATTATCGGCGAATGGGCCATTGCAATCGGTAACCCTTTCGGCTTTTTTATGAACGATTCACGTCCATCGGTGACTGTCGGGGTTATCAGTGCAACAAACAGAAATTTCGCCAAAAGCGAGCTTGCCTATTATCAGAGCATGATCCAGACCGATGCTGCGATCAATCCCGGTAATTCGGGAGGTCCACTTGTGAATGCACTGGGTGAAGTTGTCGGGATTAATACATTTATATATACGGGAAGTAAAAGTCAGCGTGGCTCGGTGGGAATCGGCTTTGCAATCCCGGTCAACCGGGCGAAACGGGTGGCGGAAGAACTCAAAAAATACGGTAAACGCCGCCGTCTCTACACCGGTATTTCGGTACAGAATGTCAACAGAACCATCGCCCTCTCCCTCGGACTCAATCGTACCGATGGCGTTGTGATTACATCGGTGCAGAAAAACAGCCCCGGTGATGCTGCAGGTCTGAAAGGGGAAGATGTTATTGTGAAAATGGGCGACCGCTCTATCCATTCAACGGCAGATATCGAAGGTTTTTTCCTCGATTATTTTGTTGGTGATAAAGTAAATATTACCGTCATCAGGAATGGAAAAAAGGTCACCAGAGAGCTGGTTTTAAAAGAAATTCCCTCCAGGCGGTGA
- the truA gene encoding tRNA pseudouridine(38-40) synthase TruA — translation MPIKKHLNSCVIKSSGLKNLKKRHETTQRYLFRIEYDGASYGGWQKQLNAPSIQEKIEHAFSTATRIPCSIVGAGRTDAGVHARRQAAHIDIPPVRDIERLRFSINSILPGDIQIFEMKPVSSDIHARFSAVKRRYCYYMNCENHPLVRHRAWTIMYAVNWNRVRKHVSSLLGTHDFSTFCSSGSGTENMTCKVTEAALTCNNDMFIFSITADRFIYKMVRSIVGTLIDIGRGRLMSSMAAIIKSHDRTQAGNTAPSKGLILENIEYPEDL, via the coding sequence ATCCCAATAAAAAAGCATTTGAACTCCTGTGTTATAAAATCATCCGGGTTGAAGAACTTGAAAAAGCGGCATGAGACCACACAACGATATTTATTCAGGATAGAGTATGACGGCGCCTCTTATGGTGGGTGGCAGAAGCAGCTCAATGCTCCGAGCATACAGGAGAAAATCGAGCACGCATTCAGTACCGCAACCCGCATTCCCTGTTCGATTGTTGGCGCCGGGAGAACCGATGCTGGTGTCCATGCGCGAAGACAGGCGGCCCATATCGATATACCCCCTGTCCGGGATATCGAAAGACTCCGGTTTTCGATCAATTCAATACTCCCCGGAGACATTCAGATATTTGAGATGAAACCGGTCTCATCGGATATCCATGCCCGTTTTTCGGCGGTTAAACGACGGTACTGCTATTATATGAATTGCGAAAATCACCCACTGGTACGCCACAGGGCATGGACAATTATGTATGCGGTCAATTGGAACCGGGTACGCAAGCATGTCTCTTCCCTGCTCGGTACCCATGATTTTTCAACATTCTGTTCATCGGGCAGCGGCACCGAAAATATGACCTGTAAGGTAACCGAAGCTGCATTGACATGTAATAACGATATGTTTATTTTTTCTATAACCGCCGATCGCTTTATTTATAAAATGGTACGATCGATTGTCGGAACGCTTATCGATATCGGCCGGGGAAGGCTTATGTCGTCGATGGCTGCAATTATCAAATCACACGACCGGACCCAAGCCGGTAATACCGCTCCATCAAAGGGGCTCATCCTCGAAAACATAGAATATCCGGAGGATTTATGA
- a CDS encoding diguanylate cyclase has translation MLSAPISRKEQGHTNYFHCCFISLTPKILRVDMNAIQAVKKTSEYEVLIVDDEKTLCEFLEEAFSDTYRITTCCTGHEALKRIEEKDYDICIFDLKLPDISGIELLKFAKEKDEHTEVIVITGYASLDSATMATNLGASSYLMKPLSLDDLTRQVERSVANRAFHLKSMMLMEQSAAMSPDVQGHIQNITSLFQFSRKLLLSLELPDLMEIILQDIHHRMNTDFCVIGVDFLNFSEIYAMPRTAPLDKSEAEKLILSRWNDAFSMIDKSKFEKSEINFTLFNAKDEKSDTRIGNKWTSVSMGVKGKTIGSLLLMGKEIKQNTEDYQFLYVYTSLIASIVEHAYMDMHAQLQAKTDSLTGIANYRLFHESLIREIARADRRSTSFSLLFIDIDNFKMVNDTFGHLEGNEVLKDLTRRITSVIRCGDLFARYGGEEFAIILPDTDLEGAETFAERIRTKIASAPCKARQNSISYTISIGISVYDGSHPRGKDLLIADADRALYKSKKKGKNRVSTN, from the coding sequence ATGTTGTCCGCACCTATTAGTAGGAAAGAGCAGGGGCACACAAACTATTTTCATTGTTGCTTTATCTCTTTAACTCCAAAGATTCTACGAGTCGACATGAACGCCATTCAAGCCGTAAAAAAAACATCCGAGTACGAAGTTCTCATTGTTGACGATGAAAAAACATTATGCGAGTTTCTCGAAGAGGCCTTTTCGGATACCTATCGTATTACGACATGCTGCACCGGTCATGAAGCGCTGAAGCGGATCGAAGAAAAGGATTACGACATCTGCATATTCGATCTGAAGCTCCCGGATATCAGCGGTATCGAGCTTCTGAAGTTTGCCAAGGAGAAGGATGAACACACCGAAGTAATTGTTATTACCGGATACGCATCGCTGGATTCCGCCACCATGGCCACCAATCTCGGCGCCTCATCCTATCTTATGAAGCCGCTTTCACTTGATGATTTGACCCGCCAGGTGGAGCGTTCGGTCGCCAACCGCGCTTTTCATCTCAAAAGCATGATGCTTATGGAACAGTCGGCGGCTATGTCACCCGATGTTCAAGGGCATATCCAGAATATTACCTCACTCTTCCAGTTTTCCCGGAAACTGCTGTTATCACTCGAACTTCCCGACCTCATGGAAATAATCCTTCAGGATATTCACCATCGCATGAATACCGATTTTTGTGTTATCGGGGTGGATTTTCTGAATTTTTCCGAAATTTATGCCATGCCCCGCACCGCACCCCTCGATAAATCCGAAGCCGAAAAACTGATTTTATCACGGTGGAACGATGCCTTCAGCATGATCGATAAATCCAAATTTGAGAAGAGTGAAATCAACTTTACACTTTTTAATGCTAAAGACGAGAAGAGTGATACCCGGATCGGCAATAAATGGACTTCCGTATCGATGGGAGTGAAAGGCAAGACGATCGGTTCTCTTCTTTTGATGGGCAAAGAGATCAAGCAAAACACCGAAGATTATCAGTTTCTGTATGTATATACCTCTTTGATCGCATCCATTGTGGAGCATGCATACATGGACATGCATGCCCAGCTACAGGCAAAAACAGACAGTCTTACCGGTATTGCCAATTACCGTCTGTTCCATGAGAGCCTGATTCGTGAAATTGCCCGGGCCGACAGGCGATCAACCAGTTTCAGCCTTCTTTTTATCGATATCGATAATTTCAAAATGGTAAACGACACCTTTGGGCATCTTGAAGGCAATGAGGTGCTTAAAGACCTGACCCGCCGGATTACATCGGTGATCCGTTGCGGCGATCTTTTTGCCCGGTATGGCGGAGAGGAATTTGCGATAATTCTTCCGGACACCGATCTTGAAGGAGCGGAGACATTTGCCGAGCGAATACGGACAAAAATCGCCTCTGCACCCTGCAAGGCAAGACAGAACTCGATATCCTATACAATAAGTATCGGTATATCCGTGTATGACGGCAGTCATCCCCGGGGCAAGGATCTTCTCATTGCCGACGCCGACCGGGCATTGTACAAATCAAAGAAAAAAGGCAAAAACCGCGTGTCAACCAATTAG